A segment of the Spiroplasma helicoides genome:
TCTTCTTCAATATCATTTTCATAAATTAATGTTAAATTTCCATCATTTGTTTTATAAAGTCTTGTTATATTACTTTTAGAGTCAAGTACAAATGGAACTAATGAAATGCTAAAGTTGTTTTCTAATCAAATGTTAATGCTAGATTTATTAGGATGTGTTTCAACTTTATAATTACTAAAGTAGTTTTTTACAAGTCCTTCAAATCAATTATAAATAAACAAATTATGATTGCTATCATTAGGTTTTGAAACCTTTTTAAGTAATATTCAAACATCAATGTTGGTTGTAAAATCACTATCTAAACCATGAGCAAATGAACCTCTAACTATGTATGGTTTACGTTTATTTCATTGCAAAAATAAAAAGTTATTGTCATCAATAAATTGATCTAATACTTTTATAGAATCTACATATCTTTTTTTTCTTAAACTTTCATTTTTATCTAAAACAGCTTTTAAAGCTTTTAAATTCTCCATCCTAACTTTCTCCTAATTTAGTAAATCACTTATTTAAAATTTTATTGCAAATCTAATAAAACTTATATCATCAAACTTCAATTTTGCTTTTTTTGGTCTACCTTTTATAAAAAATTCAAACACAAATTCATCACTTTCTTTATCGTAACTTTTCAATGTGGCATTAAATTCATAAATATTCTCTATACCTAAATTACTTTTAATATAAAAGTATGAACCAATATTATTCAACAATGTTTCTTTGTCTTTTACCTGTCGTTCAGCACCTGCACTTGACACTTCTAAAACATAAGCATTTTTTAACAATGTATCTTCATCAAGCATAGCAGATATTGCTTCATTACTTTTTACTAAAGCATCAAATTCAACATTTTTAATACTTTCATCTTTATTAACAACCAAAATCTGTAATACATCAGTTTCATACTCAAAAACTCAGTTTAATTCATAAAGTTTCAGATTATTACTTTCTAATATTTGATTAATTTTTCCTAAGTAGTTTTGTTCAACAATTTGTTTAGACATTTTTTACCCCTTAACTTTATTATTTTATATCAAAAAGTGACATATTTTGAAATTCTCTGCATCTTATTTAAACTAAAAAAAAATTTTTAAAAAAATAAAGTATTTTTTTAAAAATCAAATGAAAGTTGTTCATCATCTTTTAGATTGTCTGTAACTTTTAGTTTATTTAAAATTGCCATCTGAGTTTGTGTTATTTGAGTTCTGTTTTTTAGATCCTTAATGCTTGTTATTTGTTTTTCTTTTCTTGCGTTAACAATAGATTTTGCAACAGCCTCACCCAATGAATCAATCACATTAAATGGTGGGTAAATAATTTTTTTACCTTTGCTATCTTTGACAATAACAAATTTAGTTGCATCAGAGATATTAAAATCAAGATTATTAATAGAAATCCCTCTTTCAAACATTTCTATTAATACTTCAAATGTTGATATTAGACCGACTTCTTTGGCTGACAACTTCTCTTTATCTGCTATTCTTTGTTTAAATGATTCTAATTTTGCTCTTACAGCATTTAATCCACCAATAGTAACTTCTAAATCAAAGAAGTCTGATCTTGTTGAAAATCAAGTTGCATAATATTCCTCTGGATAATATATTTTAAATCACGCTACACGATAAGCCATTAATACATAAGCAGTGGCATGGGCTTTTGGAAACATATATTTTATTTTCAAACAACTATTAATATATCATTCTGGGACATTATGTTGTTTCATAATATCGATTCATTCTTTTTTTAAACCATTACCCTTTCTCACACTTTCCATAATTGTGAAACTTGTTGAAGGGTCAATATTTTTTGACATCAAGTAAACCATAATATCATCTCTACAACCAATTACAGATGAAATATTGGCGACCCCATCTTTAATCAACACCTGTGCATTACCAACATAAACATCAGTACCGTGACTCAATCCAGATATTTGAACTAAGTCGGCAAAATTTTTTGGTTGTGTTTCTTTTAACATAGATCTAACAAACTGTGTACCAAATTCTGGTAACCCAATCGCACCTGTTGACTCACCATACAATTGAGTTGGTTTTAAACCTAATGCATCTAGATTTGAAAAGAGCGAATATACTTTTTCGTCATTTGTTGGAATAGATATTGGATCAACACCTGTCAAATCTTGTAACATTCTCAATGCTGTTGGATCAACATGACCTAATATATCCATTTTTAATAAATTGTCATGAATGGAATGGAAATCAAAATGAGTTGTTAGTCAACCACTAGTTTCATCATCTGCAGGATAGTTCACTGGTGTGAAATCTTCAACATCATACTCTTTAGGTAATATGATAATCCCTCCTGGGTGTTGACCTGTAGTTCTTTTAACTCCTGTAGATAATTCTGCTAATCTATCAATTTCTACTTTTGGTACATTATTTTTATTTTGTTTTTCAAAGTAACCCATTGTATAACCATATGCGGTTTTATCAGCTACTGTTGAAATAGTTCCCGCTCTAAATACATTATTTTCACCAAAAATTTCTTTTGTGAAATTGTGAGCCACAGCTTGATACTCGCCAGAAAAGTTTAAATCTATATCAGGAACTTTATCTCCGTCGAAACCTAAAAAAGTTTCAAAAGGTATATCGTGACCTTCTCCAACTAACTCACTATTACATTTTGGACAAAGTTTTTTTGGTAAATCATAACCACATTTATATTCTGGTGGTGTATCAAAATCAGAGAACTTACATTCTTTACAAATGTAATGAGCCTTAAGTGGATTTACTTCTGTTATTTTTGAAGTTGTTGCCACAAATGAAGAACCAACAGATCCACGACTACCAACCAAATAACCGTCATTGTGTGATTTTTTAACTAGTAAATGACTTATTCAATAAACAACTGCAAAACCATGTTTTATGATTGATTGTAATTCTTTTTCTAATCTGTTTTTAACTATTTCAGGTAAATCTTCTCCATATATTTCTCTTGCATTTTTATAACATTCCTCTGTCAATAACTTATCAACATTTTCAATGTTAGGAGGATATGATCCGCTCTTGATAGGTTTAATATCATTATCAATTTGATTTGCTATTTTTAAAGAATTATTAATAACTACATCATGAATTAATTCACTGTCTTCAAGTCATTTGAATTCTTCTAGCATTTCGTTTGTAGTTCTAAGATGTTGATCTGGATAATCTTTTATTCTCTGTCTAAAGTCGTATAAAGGGTGATATTGACCGCCAAGTCCTTTTGTGCTAATATATATCTCTCTAACAATTTTTAATTCAGGTTCAACATAATGAGCATCACTTGTA
Coding sequences within it:
- a CDS encoding LSm family protein, with product MSKQIVEQNYLGKINQILESNNLKLYELNWVFEYETDVLQILVVNKDESIKNVEFDALVKSNEAISAMLDEDTLLKNAYVLEVSSAGAERQVKDKETLLNNIGSYFYIKSNLGIENIYEFNATLKSYDKESDEFVFEFFIKGRPKKAKLKFDDISFIRFAIKF